The following proteins are encoded in a genomic region of Alteromonadaceae bacterium 2753L.S.0a.02:
- a CDS encoding OOP family OmpA-OmpF porin, translating into MFRKTKLTMALGVLATLAAAPGYAQNEHSELGVGGTFFMFDEDWGINNDFGVRGLIGHRFNDQLGLEVVLDKVWAKTEDSDMSLKGTQFHIDGLYHFNTRANWQPYVSVGWGNGTFDVEDISFESTAANVGLGIKWYVTEKFALRPSVNRFFNTEGNGDKVGDKELKMNHTVAGITLSYVWGRGETAKPAPIKMSDADGDGVADAADQCPNTPSGASVDSMGCPIDTDGDGVFDYLDQCPGTGANLKVDDKGCPMSLSETVSIDLKVNFDSNSDVVKPEYFSEIQKVADFMSQYANTQVTIEGHTDTSGAASYNKSLSQKRADAVAQVLISQFNVDSSRVSAIGYGEEKPIADESTREGRMANRRVVAVVSAEVESMQQK; encoded by the coding sequence ATGTTCAGAAAAACAAAATTAACAATGGCGTTGGGTGTACTGGCTACGTTAGCGGCAGCGCCGGGGTACGCGCAAAATGAGCACAGTGAATTGGGTGTTGGTGGTACCTTTTTCATGTTTGATGAAGACTGGGGAATTAATAATGACTTCGGAGTGCGTGGACTTATAGGGCATCGTTTCAACGACCAACTTGGATTGGAAGTTGTGCTCGATAAAGTGTGGGCTAAAACTGAAGACAGCGATATGAGTTTGAAAGGCACGCAATTCCATATTGATGGCCTCTACCACTTTAATACACGTGCAAACTGGCAACCTTACGTCTCTGTTGGTTGGGGTAATGGCACATTCGATGTGGAAGATATCTCCTTCGAAAGTACCGCCGCCAATGTTGGCTTGGGTATTAAATGGTACGTCACCGAGAAATTCGCGCTTCGCCCGTCGGTAAACCGCTTCTTTAATACCGAGGGCAACGGCGACAAAGTTGGCGATAAAGAGCTAAAAATGAATCACACGGTCGCTGGAATCACGCTTTCCTACGTCTGGGGCCGAGGTGAGACCGCCAAGCCGGCGCCCATTAAAATGAGCGATGCAGATGGTGATGGTGTGGCAGATGCGGCTGATCAATGCCCTAATACGCCATCAGGCGCATCAGTAGATTCCATGGGTTGCCCCATCGATACTGATGGCGATGGTGTATTTGATTACCTCGACCAATGTCCAGGCACTGGAGCGAATTTAAAGGTCGACGATAAGGGCTGCCCCATGAGTCTAAGCGAGACCGTTTCGATTGATCTGAAAGTGAATTTCGATTCCAACAGCGATGTGGTGAAACCCGAGTATTTCTCAGAAATCCAGAAGGTTGCCGATTTTATGTCGCAATACGCCAATACTCAGGTGACCATTGAAGGCCACACAGATACCAGTGGTGCCGCTTCTTACAACAAGTCCTTATCGCAAAAACGCGCCGATGCGGTGGCGCAAGTATTAATTAGCCAGTTTAATGTCGACAGTTCTCGAGTAAGCGCGATCGGGTATGGGGAAGAAAAGCCCATTGCTGATGAAAGTACCCGAGAAGGCCGCATGGCGAACCGACGCGTTGTCGCAGTAGTTTCCGCTGAAGTAGAGAGCATGCAACAGAAATAA
- a CDS encoding outer membrane protein with beta-barrel domain: MTQTFKTNLFRIVSLALVFAASNGYAQKQHTLEVGGGISYNLLGKDWGFGDGLALDGYIGVRCSCGFGAEITSQVFSDEQENGTLTIKQYAINGLYHFNNQGVVRPYLGLGWGQWNADVDYKTNFLSVDRVKAGSTFGSASVGLKIFPSRQFIIRPALKYLKSTENRDFDITSVGVGLAYSW, from the coding sequence ATGACACAGACATTCAAAACAAATCTATTCAGAATTGTTTCCCTGGCACTGGTATTTGCGGCGTCCAATGGCTATGCCCAGAAACAACATACATTGGAGGTAGGGGGTGGTATTAGCTATAACCTTCTTGGTAAAGATTGGGGTTTTGGCGACGGCCTTGCCCTGGATGGCTATATCGGCGTGCGCTGCTCTTGCGGTTTCGGTGCTGAGATCACAAGCCAGGTCTTCTCTGATGAACAGGAAAATGGCACTTTAACCATAAAGCAATACGCTATTAATGGTCTTTACCATTTTAACAATCAGGGTGTAGTTAGGCCTTATCTGGGCCTCGGTTGGGGACAATGGAATGCTGATGTTGACTATAAAACCAACTTCCTGAGTGTCGATCGAGTTAAGGCAGGGTCTACTTTTGGCAGTGCCAGCGTTGGTTTAAAAATATTCCCCAGCCGCCAATTTATTATTCGACCAGCTTTGAAATATTTAAAATCCACTGAAAATCGCGACTTCGATATTACCTCCGTGGGAGTGGGTTTGGCGTATAGCTGGTAA
- a CDS encoding DNA polymerase I: MTAKPVLLVDGSSYLYRAFHAMYKADLRTKDGFPTGAIRGVVAMLKRLEKDYPESPVAVVFDAKGKTFRDDLYKEYKANRPPMPDDLREQVQPLHEIIRAMGFPMLIVEGVEADDVIGTLAREATEKGMPVVVSTGDKDMAQLVNEHVTLVNTMTETVMDIEGVKEKFGIPPELIIDYLALMGDKVDNIPGVEKCGPKTAVKWLEQFGSLQGVMDNADEVKGKVGENLRDALQQLPLSYELATIKTDVELELPIEALQQQAPDNGVLLDWFKKLEFNAWIAELEDAETGETLTSLEAIETDYEIVLDEKRFAEWLNILKKSALFAFDTETTSLNYMDAEIVGVSFSVEVGKAAYVPVAHDYLGAPQQLSRDNVLNQLKPFLEDPQHKKVGQNLKYDANVLANYDITLRGIEYDTMLESYVFNSTANRHDMDTLAEIHLGHKTIHFEDIAGKGAKQLTFNQLKLEEAGPYAAEDADITLRLHHALWPQVSGQSGLKTIFENVELPLVPILSRVERNGALLDTDALAQQSFEHGETMAKLEKEAFDLAGEEFNLGSPKQLATILFEKMNLPVVKKTAKGAPSTNEEVMQELALDYPLPKVILQHRSLSKLKNTYTDKLPLLVNKRTGRVHTSYHQAVAATGRLSSSDPNLQNIPIKTEEGRRVRQAFIAPQGYKIVAADYSQIELRIMAHLSGDVGLKKAFSEGLDVHKATAAEVFGCDVDKVSVEQRRSAKAINFGLIYGMSAFGLARQLRIGRADAQSYIDTYFERYPGVAAYMDSIRKSAAEQGYVETLLGRRLYLPEINSKNGMRRQAAERTAINAPMQGTAADIIKRAMIDVDAWLNKDKVNARMIMQVHDELVLEVAEDKVQEITETLCDIMSNAVELSVPLLVEAGVGINWDEAH; this comes from the coding sequence ATGACTGCCAAGCCCGTGCTCCTGGTGGATGGATCTTCGTATCTCTACCGCGCCTTTCATGCCATGTATAAAGCCGATTTACGCACCAAAGATGGCTTTCCCACCGGCGCAATTCGGGGGGTGGTGGCGATGTTGAAGCGCCTTGAAAAAGATTATCCGGAAAGTCCCGTCGCAGTGGTGTTCGATGCCAAGGGCAAAACCTTTCGCGATGACCTCTACAAAGAATACAAGGCGAATCGGCCGCCGATGCCAGACGACCTGCGTGAGCAGGTGCAACCGCTCCATGAAATTATTCGCGCTATGGGATTCCCGATGTTGATTGTTGAAGGCGTGGAAGCCGATGATGTAATCGGCACTCTAGCCAGGGAAGCCACCGAAAAGGGCATGCCGGTAGTGGTATCGACCGGCGACAAGGATATGGCGCAGCTCGTCAATGAGCACGTCACCCTGGTGAACACCATGACCGAAACCGTAATGGATATTGAGGGAGTTAAAGAAAAATTTGGTATACCGCCCGAGTTGATCATAGATTACCTGGCTTTGATGGGCGATAAAGTGGATAACATCCCCGGGGTTGAAAAATGTGGCCCTAAAACCGCCGTAAAATGGCTGGAGCAGTTTGGCTCGCTGCAAGGTGTAATGGATAACGCCGATGAGGTAAAAGGTAAGGTCGGCGAAAACCTGCGAGATGCGCTGCAACAATTACCGTTGTCTTACGAACTCGCCACCATCAAAACCGATGTGGAATTGGAGCTGCCAATCGAGGCGCTTCAACAACAAGCACCGGATAATGGTGTGCTTTTGGATTGGTTTAAAAAACTGGAATTCAATGCCTGGATTGCTGAGCTAGAGGACGCTGAAACGGGGGAAACTTTGACCTCGCTTGAAGCCATCGAAACCGATTACGAAATTGTGCTCGATGAAAAACGTTTTGCCGAGTGGTTAAACATTCTCAAAAAATCTGCGCTCTTTGCGTTCGATACCGAAACCACCAGCTTAAATTACATGGATGCAGAAATTGTGGGTGTGAGTTTCTCGGTGGAGGTTGGAAAGGCGGCCTATGTGCCGGTAGCGCACGACTATCTCGGTGCGCCACAGCAATTATCACGCGATAATGTGCTCAATCAGCTAAAACCCTTTTTAGAAGATCCGCAGCATAAAAAAGTTGGCCAGAATTTAAAGTACGACGCCAATGTCTTGGCGAATTACGATATCACCCTGCGAGGCATTGAATACGATACCATGCTGGAATCCTATGTGTTCAACAGCACGGCTAACCGGCACGATATGGACACCCTGGCCGAAATTCACCTGGGTCATAAAACCATTCACTTCGAAGACATTGCCGGCAAGGGCGCAAAGCAATTAACGTTTAACCAATTAAAACTTGAAGAGGCCGGCCCTTACGCGGCAGAAGATGCCGATATTACCTTACGATTGCACCACGCGCTTTGGCCTCAAGTGTCTGGGCAATCCGGTTTAAAAACGATTTTTGAAAATGTTGAATTACCTCTGGTACCCATTTTGTCGCGTGTAGAGCGCAATGGGGCATTATTAGATACCGACGCCTTGGCACAACAAAGCTTCGAACACGGCGAAACTATGGCCAAACTGGAAAAAGAAGCTTTCGACCTGGCTGGTGAGGAATTTAATCTGGGTTCACCCAAGCAGTTGGCAACCATCTTGTTTGAAAAAATGAATTTGCCAGTAGTGAAAAAAACCGCAAAGGGTGCACCCTCAACTAACGAAGAAGTGATGCAGGAACTGGCGCTGGACTACCCGTTGCCCAAAGTTATTTTGCAACATCGCAGCCTCTCGAAATTAAAAAATACCTATACCGATAAACTCCCCTTATTGGTGAATAAAAGAACCGGCCGGGTGCATACATCTTATCACCAAGCTGTGGCGGCTACGGGGCGTCTCTCATCAAGTGATCCTAACTTACAAAATATTCCCATTAAAACCGAAGAAGGACGCCGTGTTCGTCAGGCTTTTATTGCACCGCAAGGCTACAAAATTGTTGCTGCAGATTATTCGCAAATTGAACTTCGCATTATGGCGCACTTGTCCGGCGATGTCGGTTTGAAAAAAGCATTCTCTGAAGGTCTGGACGTACACAAAGCCACAGCCGCTGAAGTGTTTGGTTGCGACGTCGATAAAGTTAGCGTCGAACAACGTCGCAGTGCCAAGGCGATAAATTTTGGCTTGATTTATGGTATGAGTGCCTTCGGACTTGCTCGCCAATTACGCATTGGGCGCGCGGATGCGCAAAGTTACATCGACACCTACTTTGAACGCTACCCCGGTGTTGCAGCCTATATGGACAGCATTCGCAAATCGGCCGCAGAACAGGGTTATGTGGAAACACTGTTGGGGCGCCGCTTATATTTACCCGAAATAAATTCCAAAAATGGTATGCGCCGTCAGGCCGCGGAGCGTACCGCGATCAACGCACCCATGCAGGGAACCGCAGCCGATATTATTAAACGCGCAATGATCGATGTGGATGCCTGGTTGAATAAAGATAAAGTCAATGCCCGTATGATCATGCAAGTACACGATGAGCTGGTATTGGAAGTGGCGGAGGACAAGGTTCAGGAAATAACTGAGACTTTGTGCGATATTATGTCAAACGCTGTTGAACTGAGCGTGCCGCTGCTGGTGGAAGCAGGCGTTGGTATCAATTGGGATGAAGCGCATTAA
- a CDS encoding phosphonoacetate hydrolase — translation MSDLPNCPSCNSEYTYHDGNLFVCPECAHEWSEADAAHSDEKIIKDANGNPLADGDTVSVIKDLKVKGSSLVVKVGTKVKNIRLVDGDHDIDCKIDGIGAMKLKSEFVKKV, via the coding sequence ATGTCAGATTTACCCAATTGCCCGTCATGTAACTCCGAATACACCTATCACGACGGTAATCTTTTTGTTTGCCCGGAATGTGCCCATGAGTGGTCGGAGGCGGATGCTGCTCATAGCGACGAGAAAATAATCAAAGATGCCAATGGTAATCCCCTTGCCGATGGCGATACAGTTTCTGTAATCAAAGATCTAAAAGTGAAAGGCAGTTCACTGGTCGTGAAAGTAGGTACCAAGGTTAAAAACATCCGTTTGGTGGATGGCGATCACGATATCGATTGTAAAATCGATGGTATAGGCGCCATGAAATTAAAATCGGAATTCGTGAAAAAAGTTTAG
- a CDS encoding outer membrane protein with beta-barrel domain produces the protein MIKRILLTCLLLCALPALADNKFAINLHAGFTQPIENDYSPESPTFGLSIGAKTPHWLFRAGYTDFDKFNNNKYDEGLKIRSTSINAKLDYKIFTKFFDFYVGGGIHRTNTHTDFYGYRLQEETGVSPSLDIILSKNLVRFFALQLESQYIFDVSGSDLATIVVNAQFTF, from the coding sequence ATGATTAAACGGATATTACTAACATGCTTGCTGCTATGCGCACTGCCTGCTCTCGCAGACAACAAATTCGCCATCAACCTTCATGCCGGTTTTACACAACCCATCGAAAATGACTATTCACCTGAGTCCCCTACTTTCGGCCTGAGTATTGGCGCTAAAACACCCCATTGGTTGTTTCGTGCTGGCTACACAGACTTCGACAAATTCAACAACAATAAATATGACGAGGGATTGAAGATAAGAAGCACAAGCATCAATGCCAAGTTAGATTACAAAATATTCACAAAGTTTTTCGATTTCTACGTGGGCGGCGGTATACACCGAACTAACACGCACACAGATTTTTACGGCTACCGCCTCCAGGAAGAAACCGGTGTTAGCCCAAGCTTAGACATCATACTCTCCAAGAACTTGGTGCGATTCTTCGCGCTACAACTAGAGAGCCAATATATATTTGATGTTAGTGGCAGCGACCTCGCAACGATTGTCGTGAATGCACAATTTACTTTTTAG
- a CDS encoding glutathione S-transferase → MDYVAIGATLAVLRISQKLTYCCLGNKTKILTRSQNLKQYGERTVKLVIGNKNYSSWSLRPWLLLRHFSLPFDELHISLGDKNRREILRGFSPSSKVPVLVDGDITVWDTLSICEYLNEQYLEGRGWPMQVKTRATARAVVAEMHAGFSALRIALPMNCRARRRVKLSEEVRRDIARIDEIWSQAEQFQNNGQWLFGEFGIADCFFAPVAFRFQTYGIHLSLAASEYCERLLNHNGMRAWKLAALEETEILKEEEVGEDLSTRHAYA, encoded by the coding sequence GTGGATTATGTGGCAATTGGGGCTACCCTTGCGGTACTGCGTATCTCTCAAAAGCTAACCTACTGCTGCTTAGGAAATAAAACAAAAATACTCACGCGTAGCCAGAATTTAAAGCAATATGGAGAAAGAACCGTGAAACTTGTTATTGGCAATAAGAACTATTCCAGCTGGTCGTTACGACCGTGGCTATTATTACGGCACTTTTCGCTGCCGTTTGACGAACTTCATATCTCTTTGGGTGATAAAAATCGACGCGAAATACTGCGTGGGTTTTCGCCATCTTCTAAGGTTCCGGTATTGGTGGATGGCGATATCACGGTGTGGGATACGCTCTCAATATGTGAGTACCTCAACGAACAATATCTCGAAGGTCGCGGCTGGCCAATGCAAGTGAAAACCCGCGCTACGGCGCGCGCGGTAGTGGCTGAAATGCACGCAGGTTTCTCCGCTTTACGTATCGCTTTACCCATGAACTGTCGAGCAAGGCGTCGTGTAAAACTCAGCGAAGAAGTACGGCGCGATATCGCGCGCATCGATGAAATCTGGTCTCAGGCAGAGCAGTTTCAGAATAACGGCCAGTGGTTATTTGGTGAATTTGGAATTGCCGATTGTTTTTTCGCGCCAGTTGCATTCCGTTTTCAAACCTATGGCATTCATTTGTCCTTGGCCGCCAGCGAATACTGCGAGCGTCTGCTCAATCACAACGGCATGAGAGCCTGGAAATTGGCTGCGCTGGAAGAAACCGAAATTCTTAAAGAAGAGGAAGTTGGCGAAGATCTTTCCACCCGTCACGCCTACGCTTAA